One region of Culex pipiens pallens isolate TS chromosome 2, TS_CPP_V2, whole genome shotgun sequence genomic DNA includes:
- the LOC120430593 gene encoding nuclear speckle splicing regulatory protein 1-like yields MEKQYGLIDPKANKAATGKTGLTKHAAFDSSDSDSDGKDAKKSVNLELGDAQKRQARAAQQKALAEDPTVYQYDELYDEMDNKRKEAKVDKSKEERKPKYIGKLLETADKRKKEQERRIERQVQKEREAEGEKFQDKESFVTSAYRAKLEEMKKAEEEEKREEYLESIGDVTKQKDLGGFYRHIYSQKMGEGGEKKEEEEEKVKEEKPDPEDESKKGGSDDEERARREALKSKDAAGSSKSRRYRKRHSDEGEEDEKNDSSKKVHLQSNLDADSDFSIDSKSDGSSSDESDGDEGGKRKKKRASSAEKSAPKQDKPEEDRQSANGGVENGAKVKEERDVEGDSGEVVKSEKKEKKEEKKKEPKIDIWKKRTVGEVFEAAQQRYYERKAARESG; encoded by the exons ATGGAGAAGCA ATACGGACTAATCGATCCGAAAGCCAACAAAGCCGCCACCGGAAAGACCGGCCTCACAAAGCACGCGGCTTTTGACAGCAGCGACTCGGATTCCGACGGGAAGGACGCGAAAAAATCTGTCAATCTGGAGCTGGGCGATGCTCAAAAACGGCAGGCTCGGGCCGCCCAACAGAAGGCCCTGGCCGAAGATCCGACCGTTTATCAGTACGACGAGCTGTACGACGAAATGGACAACAAGCGGAAGGAGGCCAAAGTGGACAAGTCCAAGGAGGAGCGAAAGCCCAAGTACATCGGCAAGCTGCTGGAGACGGCCGACAAGCGCAAGAAGGAACAGGAACGTCGCATCGAGCGGCAGGTCCAGAAGGAGCGCGAAGCCGAAGGGGAAAAGTTCCAGGACAAGGAATCGTTCGTGACGTCGGCGTACCGGGCCAAGCTGGAGGAAATGAAGAaggcggaggaggaggagaagcgCGAGGAGTACCTGGAGTCGATCGGGGACGTTACGAAGCAGAAGGATTTGGGCGGGTTCTATCGGCACATTTATTCGCAAAAGATGGGCGAGGGTGGCGAgaagaaggaggaggaggaggaaaagGTCAAGGAGGAGAAGCCGGATCCGGAGGATGAATCTAAGAAGGGCGGTTCCGATGATGAGGAACGCGCAAGGCGGGAAGCTCTTAAGAGCAAAGATGCGGCAGGTTCGTCGAAATCGAGACGCTACCGGAAGCGTCATTCCGACGAAGGCGAAGAGGACGAGAAGAACGATTCTTCCAAGAAGGTGCACCTGCAGTCTAATCTGGATGCCGATTCGGACTTTAGCATCGATTCCAAGAGCGATGGCAGCAGCAGCGACGAGTCCGATGGCGATGAGGGCGGCAAGCGGAAAAAGAAGCGGGCTTCGTCGGCGGAGAAATCTGCGCCGAAGCAGGACAAGCCCGAAGAAGATCGGCAGTCGGCGAATGGTGGCGTTGAGAATGGGGCCAAAGTGAAGGAGGAAAGGGACGTTGAGGGCGATTCGGGGGAGGTGGTCAAGAGCGAAAAGAAGGAGAAGAAGGAAGAGAAGAAAAAAGAGCCCAAGATTGACATCTGGAAGAAGCGCACGGTCGGGGAGGTGTTTGAGGCGGCCCAGCAAAGATATTACGAGCGAAAGGCCGCGAGGGAGTCGGGTTAA
- the LOC120430592 gene encoding NADH dehydrogenase [ubiquinone] 1 alpha subcomplex subunit 10, mitochondrial-like, giving the protein MSGVFRVGVRFLNRSTPVKPILESRVCGPLTISSCNISGKTMRGSKLSKPAPFPYLEKEYSALQACKDVLFKSTTSRFDENTKVVVVDGPIAAGKSAFAKELAGELDMKYFPEATMDSYYINSYGYDLRKLDPQMPPNMQSFDVAKFLQDPKHRNVATFQLRMLIQRYSQYIDALAHLFSTGEGVVLDRSVYSDMVFVEAMYKNGFLSKGARSVYYELVKNTFAELMKPHLVIYLDVPVNIVKDRIKKRASPAEVNSPALTDQYLQDIEHIYKQQYLKDISTHAELLVYDWSDYGETEVVVEDIERINFDRFDKDDTHMRDWRMENEEDWTEARARYMNKPDLMNYFNVPRYDVPELIISPEDFKAWYDIWSEAPGMKYRKGYNDECGDDGILTKTKLDFRNTL; this is encoded by the exons ATGTCCGGTGTGTTCCGAGTTGGCGTCCGCTTCCTAAACCGGTCGACGCCGGTGAAGCCGATCCTTGAGTCGCGGGTGTGCGGTCCGCTGACAATCAGTTCATGCAACATTTCCGGTAAAACGATGCGCGGTTCGAAGCTGAGCAAGCCGGCACCGTTCCCGTACCTGGAGAAGGAATATTCGGCGTTGCAGGCGTGCAAGGACGTCCTGTTCAAGTCCACCACCAGCCGGTTCGACGAGAATACCAAG GTCGTTGTCGTTGATGGACCGATTGCTGCGGGGAAGTCCGCTTTTGCCAAGGAATTGGCGGGGGAGTTGGACATGAAGTATTTCCCGGAGGCTACGATGGACAGTTACTACATCAACTCGTACGGATACGATCTGCGGAAGCTTGATCCGCAGATGCCGCCGAACATGCAGAGCTTCGACGTGGCCAAGTTCCTGCAGGACCCGAAGCACCGCAATGTGGCCACCTTCCAGCTGCGGATGTTGATCCAGCGTTACTCGCAGTACATTGACGCGTTGGCCCATTTGTTCTCGACCGGCGAGGGTGTCGTTCTGGACCGCAGCGTGTACTCGGACATGGTCTTCGTTGAGGCCATGTACAAGAACGGATTCCTTTCGAAGGGCGCCCGTTCCGTGTACTACGAACTGGTCAAGAACACCTTTGCTGAATTGATGAAGCCGCATTTGGTGATTTATCTAGACGTTCCGGTCAACATCGTGAAGGATCGCATCAAGAAGCGCGCCAGCCCGGCCGAGGTCAACTCGCCGGCCTTGACCGACCAATATCTGCAGGACATCGAGCACATCTACAAGCAGCAATATCTAAAGGACATCAGCACGCACGCCGAACTGCTCGTTTACGATTGGTCCGACTACGGAGAGACGGAGGTCGTCGTCGAGGATATCGAGCGGATCAACTTTGACCGGTTCGACAAGGACGACACGCACATGCGGGATTGGCGCATGGAAAACGAGGAAGATTGGACCGAGGCCCGCGCTCGTTACATGAACAAGCCCGACCTGATGAACTACTTCAACGTGCCGCGGTACGACGTGCCGGAGTTGATCATCAGCCCGGAGGACTTTAAGGCCTGGTACGACATCTGGTCGGAGGCACCCGGCATGAAGTACCGCAAGGGCTACAACGACGAGTGCGGCGACGATGGAATCCTGACCAAGACCAAGCTGGACTTCCGCAACACGCTGTAA
- the LOC120430590 gene encoding 40S ribosomal protein S14-like, with amino-acid sequence MQPNKHVHGSPQEKKTFKEEVQVSHGQKDRDGWIVSGLAHIYASFNDTFVNVTDLSGKKTDLRRHLSQGQSRRVLPYAAQDVAEKFYLLGITALRINLPKEEMALRAMACSSMKIGRIEDVTSIPSDSTRRKLGHRGPFCGTVRISIPHSKM; translated from the exons ATGCAG CCCAATAAACATGTGCATGGCTCCCCACAAGAAAAGAAAACCTTTAAGGAGGAGGTCCAGGTGTCACACGGACAGAAGGATCGCGACGGCTGGATCGTTTCCGGACTGGCCCACATCTACGCCAGCTTCAACGACACATTTGTCAACGTCACAGATCTGTCTGGCAAGAAAACCGATCTACGGCGGCATTTAAGTCAAGGTCAATCACGACGAGTCTTGCCCTACGCTGCTCAGGATGTCGCCGAGAAGTTTTATTTGCTGGGGATCACCGCGCTGCGCATTAATTTGCCTAAGGAGGAAATGGCACTCCGTGCCATGGCCTGTTCGTCGATGAAAATTGGCCGAATCGAGGACGTGACGTCAATCCCGTCCGATTCGACCCGCCGTAAGCTAGGTCACCGCGGTCCTTTTTGTGGCACTGTACGAATTTCCATTCCACACTCAAAAATGTAA